From the Cohaesibacter sp. ES.047 genome, the window GTGTCTCCTTGTTCAAACTTTCGTGGTACCGATGGTTATTGTCAGAGGTAATGGGATGAACTGCCTTTCCGCCAAATTCAAGCTATATTAGCTGAGATTGAGGGATAGGGGGATCATCATGATGAATATCGCGATCTTGGGCATAGATCTAGGCAAAACTGTATGCAGCCTCGCCGGTTTGGACAAGGATGGGGCCGTCATTTTCCGCAGACGCATTAAGCGTTTTAAATTGCTAGATTTTCTTGATGAGCTTTCCCCTTGTATTGTGGGACTATGCAGAATTTTGTGCCCTGGCGTGGTAACTCTAATATGAGGAGACCCACGTATGAGCATCGACAAAGCCCTTTTGGATCATCTGATGGAAGGCCGCAAAGCGGGCGATCTGTTCGGAGAGGACGGGATTCTGCAAGAACTGACCAAGGCGCTGGCCGAACGAGCCCTGAGCGCCGAACTGGACGAGCATCTGACCGAAGAACGCGCCGATGCGCCGCCTGAAGGCGCGAACCAGGCGCCAAATCGTCGCAATGGCCGCAGCCAGAAGACGGTGACCACCGACAGCGGGAAGGTCATTCTCGACATTCCCCGTGACCGCAACGGCAGCTTTGATCCTCTGCTGATCGCCAAGTATCAGCGCCGCTTTCCCGAGTTCGACACCAAGATCATCAGCATGTACGCGCGCGGGATGACGACCCGCGAGATCCAGGGGCATATCGAGGATATCTATGGTATAGAGGCGTCCCCGAGCCTGATTTCGGCGATCACCGATGCCGTGATGGAGGAAGTGACCGCCTGGCAGAACCGCCCGCTGGAACCGTGTTATCCGATTGTGTTCATGGACGCGATCCGGGTCAAGATCCGCACCGACGGCGTGGTTCTGAACAAGGCGGTTTTTGTGGCCCTGGCTGTTCTCCCGGACGGCACCCGCGACGTTCTGGGGCTTTGGTTCCAGGCCAATGAGGGTGCCAAGTTCTGGGCTAAAGTTCTCAGCGATCTGCGCAACCGTGGCGTTCAGGACATTCTCATCGCCGTCGTGGACGGTCTGAAGGGCTTCCCCCAGGCCATCGAGGCAGCCTTTCCTCAGACCCAGGTCTAGACCTGTATCGTGCATCTGCTGCGCCATTCCATGAGCTTTGCCAGCTACAAGGATCGCAAGGCCGTCGCAGCGGCTCTTAAGGCTGTCTACACCGCTGTGGACGCAGCAGCCGCGGAGACTGCGCTGGCGGAGTTCGAAAACAGCGACCTTGCCGCCAAATACCCGGCAATCGCGCCGAGTTGGCGCCGGACTTGGAACGAGGTGATCCCGTTCCTTGACTATCCGCCCCAAGTGCGCAGGCTGATCTACACCACGAACGCCATTGAAGCACTGAACTCGAAAATCCGCCGGGCCGTTCGCTCCCGCGGGCATTTCCCCAGTGACGAGGCAGCTGCGAAATTGATTTATCTCGCCCTGAATGCTACTTCTGTGGAATGGAAACGCTCCGTGCGCGAATGGCACTCAATGAAAAGCCAATTCGCCATAATGTTCGAAGATCGTTTCCCAATGGCGTAATTAATGCGCCAGGGCACAAAATTCTGCATAGCCACAATACAAGGGGAAAGCTCATCAAGAAAATCTAGCAATTTAAAACGCTTAATGCGTCTGCGGAAAATGACGGCCCCATCCTTGTCCAAACCGGCGAGGCTGCATACAGTTTTGCCTAGATCTATGCCCAAGATCGCGATATTCATCATGATGATCCTCCTATCCCTCAATCTCAGCTAATATAGCTTGAATTTGGCGGAAAGGCAGTTCATCCCATTACCTCTGCTCCTCAAGACGCTTGTAGGCGAGCACAAGCTCCGTACCATCCCAATAGAGAAGCTTCAGCCGATCTGCCCGGCGGGAGCGAAAGACAAACACTGTGCCAGTGAAGGGTTCCTTGTTCAGCGCG encodes:
- the tnpB gene encoding IS66 family insertion sequence element accessory protein TnpB (TnpB, as the term is used for proteins encoded by IS66 family insertion elements, is considered an accessory protein, since TnpC, encoded by a neighboring gene, is a DDE family transposase.), encoding MIFPSNRVKILVASKPVDFRKGHDGLAALVRNALNKEPFTGTVFVFRSRRADRLKLLYWDGTELVLAYKRLEEQR